A window of the Haloarcula litorea genome harbors these coding sequences:
- a CDS encoding lysylphosphatidylglycerol synthase domain-containing protein has protein sequence MSAPRRALLRFLAGVALGGAALGAYLWWVGLDSVVERATRTAGWAVAVVALLVVLEGLADGIGVWASVRPLGEGLSPGQAVQFALAGDFFDTLSPAGPVSSEPIMAKFVGAATGTTYSEALGVRGVAKYVKSGAQLAVSTVLALVLLVGTPEARVVVTTLGVALAGLLAVGVALLWSREATSRALVAALAPVVRIVSGLYRAEGHDRATVAAAVERFWTRVVRFRDRPGLLALVAAGGVVEQTLTAAALWAALAGTGTTVPLLPIVALVPLPQAASAVPIPASLGAYDVLLAGALALVVGVPAAATAAPVLVVRTLALPFALSAGGVAVAFLRGWRL, from the coding sequence ATGAGCGCACCGCGGCGGGCCCTGTTGCGCTTTCTCGCCGGTGTCGCCCTCGGCGGGGCGGCGCTGGGCGCGTACCTCTGGTGGGTCGGCCTCGACAGCGTGGTCGAGCGGGCCACGCGGACGGCCGGCTGGGCCGTCGCGGTCGTCGCCCTGCTGGTCGTCCTCGAGGGGCTCGCCGACGGCATCGGCGTCTGGGCCTCCGTCCGACCGCTGGGCGAGGGGCTCTCGCCGGGCCAGGCTGTCCAGTTCGCGCTCGCGGGCGACTTCTTCGACACGCTCAGCCCCGCCGGGCCGGTCTCCTCGGAGCCGATCATGGCGAAGTTCGTCGGTGCGGCGACGGGGACGACCTACAGCGAGGCGCTGGGCGTCCGCGGCGTCGCCAAGTACGTCAAGTCGGGCGCGCAGCTGGCCGTCTCGACGGTGCTGGCGCTGGTGCTCCTGGTCGGCACGCCGGAGGCTCGGGTCGTCGTCACCACCCTGGGCGTGGCGCTGGCCGGTCTGCTCGCGGTCGGCGTCGCCCTGCTGTGGTCCCGCGAGGCCACCTCGCGCGCGCTGGTGGCCGCCCTCGCGCCCGTGGTCCGGATCGTCTCGGGCCTCTACCGCGCGGAGGGGCACGACCGCGCGACCGTCGCCGCCGCCGTCGAGCGGTTCTGGACCCGCGTCGTCCGCTTCCGCGACCGGCCCGGCCTGCTCGCGCTCGTCGCCGCGGGCGGGGTCGTCGAGCAGACGCTGACCGCGGCGGCGCTGTGGGCCGCGCTGGCTGGGACCGGGACGACGGTCCCGCTGCTCCCGATCGTCGCGCTGGTCCCGCTCCCGCAGGCCGCCAGCGCCGTCCCGATCCCCGCCAGCCTCGGTGCCTACGACGTGTTGCTCGCCGGCGCGCTCGCGCTGGTGGTCGGGGTGCCCGCGGCCGCGACCGCCGCGCCGGTGCTGGTCGTCCGCACCCTCGCGCTCCCGTTCGCGCTCTCTGCCGGCGGCGTCGCCGTGGCCTTCCTGCGCGGCTGGCGGCTCTGA
- a CDS encoding ABC transporter ATP-binding protein, protein MATLELQSLRKEFDGGSIVAVDDLDLTIEDGEFVTVVGPSGCGKSTTLRMVAGLERPTSGRVLLGGNDVTDVHARHRDVAMVFQNYALYPHKTIEQNMGFGLRMSTDMSAEEREQRVYEAAEMMGIEDLLDDTPDELSGGQKQRVALGRAIVREPEVFLFDEPLSNLDAKLRTTMRTEIQRLQEELGITSVYVTHDQEEAMTMGDRIVILDDGELQQVGKPTDVYENPVNQFVAGFIGSPSMNFVDVAAESFDGGVRLTGASGDFSYDLTAGRAEHFGDIAGTDYVLGIRPEHVSVDDGTASDSIPATVDVVEPVGSDNYLYLDLGSGSREFDTEDAPDFIARVPADVEPDTGDVIDISFDEDSVHLFDAATGDAVGFQEEVVAPAQ, encoded by the coding sequence ATGGCGACGCTCGAACTGCAATCACTGCGCAAGGAGTTCGATGGCGGATCCATCGTCGCGGTCGACGATCTGGACCTCACCATCGAGGACGGCGAATTCGTCACGGTAGTCGGTCCGTCGGGCTGTGGGAAGTCGACGACCCTGCGGATGGTCGCGGGGCTGGAACGCCCCACCAGCGGCCGGGTCCTGCTGGGCGGCAACGACGTCACCGACGTCCACGCGCGCCACCGCGACGTGGCGATGGTGTTCCAGAACTACGCGCTGTACCCCCACAAGACGATCGAACAGAACATGGGCTTCGGCCTGCGGATGAGCACGGACATGTCCGCGGAGGAGCGCGAGCAGCGCGTCTACGAGGCCGCCGAGATGATGGGCATCGAGGACCTGCTCGACGACACGCCGGACGAGCTCTCCGGCGGGCAGAAACAGCGGGTCGCGCTGGGACGGGCCATCGTCCGCGAACCCGAGGTGTTCCTGTTCGACGAGCCGCTCTCGAACCTCGACGCGAAGCTCCGGACGACGATGCGGACCGAGATCCAGCGCCTCCAGGAGGAGCTGGGCATCACCTCCGTCTACGTCACCCACGACCAGGAGGAGGCGATGACGATGGGCGACCGCATCGTCATCCTCGACGACGGCGAGCTCCAGCAGGTGGGCAAGCCGACCGACGTCTACGAGAACCCGGTCAACCAGTTCGTCGCCGGCTTCATCGGCTCGCCGTCGATGAACTTCGTCGACGTGGCCGCCGAGTCCTTCGACGGCGGCGTCCGCCTGACCGGCGCGAGCGGTGACTTCTCCTACGACCTCACCGCGGGCCGGGCCGAGCACTTCGGCGACATCGCCGGCACCGACTACGTACTGGGGATCCGACCCGAACACGTCTCCGTCGACGACGGGACCGCGTCCGACTCCATCCCGGCGACGGTCGACGTCGTCGAACCGGTCGGGAGCGACAACTACCTCTACCTGGACCTGGGGTCGGGCAGCCGCGAGTTCGACACCGAGGACGCGCCGGACTTCATCGCCCGCGTCCCGGCCGACGTCGAACCCGACACCGGCGACGTGATCGACATCTCGTTCGACGAGGACTCCGTCCACCTGTTCGACGCCGCGACCGGCGACGCCGTCGGCTTCCAGGAAGAGGTCGTCGCGCCCGCACAGTAG
- a CDS encoding glycoside hydrolase family 15 protein, which produces MTQDQRPTDSADATWTVGEKFGFGTVCDHDDPDPSRVWYTLTAGAVTEVRFPRVDVMNVRELDFLVTDGDGYAARTFRERRDLPTAVERSTTAASEDALLFRQTARPTDDHDWELTVEHVAHPDEDALLLDVTFEGEGYDCHVVVDPALSAHADHDVATARDDALLARHDQPADADPAFLTEDGDPIDVALGVASADGFDWTTADVREGDVEAALLSSGSTDERHETARGNVVLAGTLAGHDTTLSLGFAEDADDEAALATAETALDDAVEDVRAAYVDSWTDYLDEVAVPDSVAGDPDLLAQYKTAVMVMKAADSKEFPGAGIASPSVPWGDAVDANDPQDYGYNYVWPRDLYQAYTAFDAIGDAESAIDATEYLYEYQQREDGFFPQNTFLDGRTRWGGEQMDEIAFPQVMAQQLKERYGYDLDEAGYGYENVRLSSDYVVGTGPHTQQERWEEESGYSPSTTAAEIAGLVCAADLALDAGETADAIAYLGVADHWVRHLEDWHATTTGTAKHEHTPYYVRITEEGNPDDGELRTHNNGGGTLDERNIIDGGFLELVRLGILPADDETVRNTAREYDDDIMVETPHGPGWYRYTGDGYGEKRVQPGAPWQPDETGVGRLWPFFTGERGEYELLLDEPDFDPESLLGTLSDFANDGRMLPEQVWDEPGDNDFDWAFGEGTSSATPLSWTNAQFVRLAWSIDAGRPVETPAVVEARYGGDPPAEGPALDVTVERDGDAARVTGHTDGGDLVVKTRTETVRVDGGDVDVSVAAEDGARVTVVAATGDLPDVATTVTHETV; this is translated from the coding sequence ATGACACAGGACCAGCGTCCGACCGACAGCGCCGACGCGACCTGGACCGTCGGCGAGAAGTTCGGGTTCGGGACCGTCTGTGACCACGACGACCCCGACCCCTCCCGCGTCTGGTACACGCTGACCGCCGGGGCCGTCACCGAGGTCCGGTTCCCCCGCGTCGACGTGATGAACGTCCGCGAGCTCGACTTCCTCGTGACCGACGGCGACGGGTACGCCGCCCGGACGTTCCGGGAGCGTCGTGACCTGCCAACGGCCGTCGAGCGATCGACCACGGCCGCGAGCGAGGACGCGCTGCTCTTCCGGCAGACGGCCCGCCCGACCGACGACCACGACTGGGAACTGACCGTCGAACACGTCGCTCACCCCGACGAGGACGCGCTCCTGCTGGACGTGACCTTCGAGGGCGAGGGGTACGACTGTCACGTCGTCGTCGACCCGGCCCTCTCGGCCCACGCCGATCACGACGTGGCCACCGCACGCGACGACGCGCTGTTGGCCCGCCACGACCAGCCCGCGGACGCCGACCCCGCGTTCCTGACCGAGGACGGCGACCCGATCGACGTGGCGCTGGGCGTCGCCAGCGCGGACGGGTTCGACTGGACGACCGCGGACGTCCGAGAGGGCGACGTGGAGGCGGCGCTGCTTTCGTCGGGGTCGACCGACGAACGCCACGAGACGGCGCGGGGCAACGTCGTGCTGGCGGGGACGCTCGCCGGTCACGACACGACGCTCTCGCTGGGCTTCGCCGAGGACGCCGACGACGAGGCGGCGCTGGCGACCGCCGAGACGGCGCTCGACGACGCCGTCGAGGACGTCCGGGCGGCCTACGTCGACTCCTGGACTGACTACCTCGACGAGGTGGCCGTCCCCGACAGCGTCGCCGGCGATCCGGACCTGCTGGCCCAGTACAAGACCGCGGTGATGGTGATGAAGGCCGCCGACTCCAAGGAGTTCCCGGGCGCGGGCATCGCCAGCCCGTCGGTGCCGTGGGGCGACGCCGTCGACGCCAACGACCCCCAGGACTACGGCTACAACTACGTCTGGCCCCGCGACCTCTACCAGGCCTACACCGCCTTCGACGCGATCGGCGACGCCGAGAGCGCCATCGACGCCACCGAGTACCTCTACGAGTACCAGCAGCGCGAGGACGGGTTCTTCCCGCAGAACACGTTCCTCGACGGGCGGACTCGCTGGGGCGGCGAGCAGATGGACGAGATCGCGTTCCCGCAGGTGATGGCCCAGCAGCTCAAGGAGCGGTACGGCTACGACCTCGACGAGGCGGGCTACGGCTACGAGAACGTGCGCCTGTCCAGCGACTACGTGGTCGGGACCGGCCCCCACACCCAGCAGGAGCGCTGGGAGGAGGAGAGCGGCTACTCCCCGTCGACGACGGCCGCGGAGATCGCGGGACTGGTCTGTGCCGCGGACCTCGCGCTGGACGCCGGCGAGACGGCCGACGCCATCGCCTACCTCGGCGTCGCGGACCACTGGGTCCGGCACCTGGAGGATTGGCACGCCACGACGACCGGCACGGCGAAACACGAGCACACGCCCTACTACGTCCGCATCACCGAGGAGGGCAACCCCGACGACGGGGAACTGCGAACTCACAACAACGGCGGCGGGACCCTCGACGAGCGCAACATCATCGACGGGGGCTTCCTCGAACTCGTCCGGCTCGGGATCCTCCCGGCCGACGACGAGACCGTCCGCAACACCGCCCGCGAGTACGACGACGACATCATGGTCGAGACGCCCCACGGGCCGGGCTGGTACCGCTACACCGGCGACGGCTACGGGGAGAAGCGGGTCCAGCCCGGCGCGCCGTGGCAGCCCGACGAGACGGGCGTGGGTCGCCTCTGGCCCTTCTTCACCGGCGAACGCGGCGAGTACGAACTGCTGCTCGACGAGCCGGACTTCGACCCCGAGAGCCTGTTGGGGACGCTGTCGGACTTCGCCAACGACGGCCGGATGCTCCCCGAGCAGGTGTGGGACGAACCGGGCGACAACGACTTCGACTGGGCCTTCGGCGAGGGGACCTCCAGCGCGACGCCGCTGTCCTGGACCAACGCCCAGTTCGTCCGGCTGGCCTGGAGTATCGACGCCGGCCGGCCCGTCGAGACCCCCGCGGTCGTCGAGGCGCGCTACGGCGGCGACCCGCCGGCCGAGGGGCCGGCGCTGGACGTCACCGTCGAACGCGACGGCGACGCGGCCCGCGTCACCGGCCACACCGACGGCGGGGACCTCGTGGTCAAGACCCGGACGGAGACGGTCCGCGTCGACGGCGGCGACGTCGACGTGTCCGTCGCAGCCGAGGACGGCGCTCGCGTCACCGTCGTCGCGGCGACCGGCGACCTCCCGGACGTGGCGACAACCGTGACCCACGAGACCGTCTGA
- a CDS encoding glycoside hydrolase family 15 protein translates to MTLRTALNDYKRNRDADRAFPGELRSTTGVFSGHGDRLVYVDDDGSLRDYSYPLSGLAGVDRSRFGVGGEWFDGGATQRYPDDGAVVETVHERDGYRVVQRDLTLGRLHVTRFDCEGDAPADLELQAYVDFAPDGREGQTSLLVHEAAVEAYHRREHDYVGVSADSPEVHGQIPERFDELIGEEPVEFPRTTEQEAYEDEVMTAGVLVTAPFEAGGVTLVTLLAERGETDRGAALSAVADATDEYDGPAALARAAEEAREWPAPEAAPHRETVVHDLRVVSLLSAADGGRIAGPDFDPFYVESGGYGYTWFRDDAEISRFLLDGSEALDVDLDDWHQRSADFYCRSQLEDGSWPHRVWPGDETLAPGWANARIEAGEDTDYQADQSGSVAGFLADYLRTGDPADPERVETAIAQAVESLDDTLADDGLPVACQNAWENMQGRFVHTAATFLHAYASVARAPVSAALRDHARDQADAVLEGLDRLWTGEFYALREHEGELDERLDSGSLALPAAVRAYAAVADLDDATLDRLVTHVEATLDGLERETDAVRGLVRFEGDEWRTGPQADEKVWTVSTAWGANAAAELGSLLDERGDDRSADAFARSRDLLTELLPGGSLVRDCGYLPEQRFDDGTPDSATPLGWPHALRLATVAHLAEAGELDRSTAAPEAAE, encoded by the coding sequence ATGACGCTCCGGACGGCTCTGAACGACTACAAGCGCAATCGGGACGCCGACAGGGCGTTCCCGGGCGAACTCCGCTCTACGACCGGTGTCTTCTCCGGCCACGGTGACCGGCTCGTCTACGTCGACGACGACGGCTCGCTGCGGGACTACTCGTACCCGCTCTCGGGACTGGCCGGCGTCGACCGCTCGCGGTTCGGCGTCGGCGGCGAGTGGTTCGACGGCGGCGCGACCCAGCGGTACCCCGACGACGGGGCCGTCGTCGAGACGGTTCACGAACGCGACGGCTACCGCGTCGTCCAGCGCGACCTCACCCTCGGGCGGCTCCACGTCACCCGGTTCGACTGTGAGGGCGACGCGCCGGCCGACCTCGAACTCCAGGCCTACGTCGACTTCGCGCCCGACGGCCGCGAGGGACAGACGAGCCTCCTCGTCCACGAGGCGGCCGTCGAGGCGTACCACCGCCGCGAACACGACTACGTCGGCGTCTCGGCCGACTCGCCCGAGGTCCACGGGCAGATCCCCGAGCGGTTCGACGAACTGATCGGGGAGGAGCCCGTCGAGTTCCCCCGGACGACCGAGCAGGAGGCCTACGAGGACGAGGTGATGACCGCCGGCGTGCTGGTGACGGCCCCCTTCGAGGCGGGCGGCGTCACGCTGGTCACGCTGCTGGCCGAGCGCGGCGAGACCGACCGCGGGGCGGCGCTCTCGGCGGTCGCCGACGCCACCGACGAGTACGACGGCCCGGCGGCGCTCGCACGCGCGGCCGAGGAGGCTCGCGAGTGGCCCGCCCCCGAGGCGGCTCCCCACCGGGAGACGGTCGTCCACGACCTCCGGGTCGTCTCGCTGCTGTCCGCCGCGGACGGCGGCCGCATCGCCGGCCCGGACTTCGACCCCTTCTACGTGGAGTCGGGGGGCTACGGCTACACCTGGTTCCGTGACGACGCCGAGATCTCGCGGTTCCTGCTCGACGGGAGCGAGGCCCTCGACGTCGACCTGGACGACTGGCACCAGCGGTCGGCGGACTTCTACTGCCGCAGCCAACTCGAGGACGGGAGCTGGCCCCACCGGGTCTGGCCGGGCGACGAGACCCTCGCCCCGGGGTGGGCCAACGCCCGCATCGAGGCCGGCGAGGACACCGACTACCAGGCCGACCAGAGCGGGAGCGTCGCCGGCTTCCTCGCGGACTACCTCCGGACCGGCGACCCCGCCGACCCGGAGCGCGTCGAGACCGCCATCGCGCAGGCCGTCGAGAGCCTCGACGACACGCTGGCGGACGACGGCCTCCCCGTCGCCTGTCAGAACGCCTGGGAGAACATGCAGGGGCGGTTCGTCCACACCGCCGCGACGTTCCTGCACGCCTACGCCAGCGTCGCCCGCGCGCCGGTCTCGGCGGCCCTCCGGGACCACGCTCGCGACCAGGCCGACGCCGTCCTCGAAGGGCTGGACCGCCTCTGGACCGGCGAGTTCTACGCGCTGCGGGAACACGAGGGCGAGCTCGACGAGCGGCTCGACTCCGGCTCGCTGGCCCTGCCGGCGGCGGTGCGTGCCTACGCCGCGGTCGCCGACCTCGACGACGCGACGCTGGACCGGCTGGTGACACACGTCGAGGCGACGCTGGACGGCCTCGAACGGGAGACCGACGCCGTCCGCGGCCTCGTCCGGTTCGAGGGCGACGAGTGGCGCACCGGACCGCAGGCCGACGAGAAGGTCTGGACCGTCTCGACGGCGTGGGGGGCAAACGCCGCCGCCGAACTGGGCTCCCTGCTCGACGAGCGCGGCGACGACCGCTCGGCCGACGCCTTCGCCCGCTCGCGGGATCTGCTGACCGAGCTCCTGCCCGGCGGCTCGCTCGTTCGGGACTGTGGCTACCTCCCCGAGCAGCGGTTCGACGACGGGACGCCCGACTCGGCGACGCCGCTGGGGTGGCCCCACGCGCTCCGGCTGGCGACGGTGGCCCACCTCGCCGAGGCCGGCGAACTCGACCGGTCGACTGCGGCCCCGGAGGCCGCCGAGTAG
- a CDS encoding glycoside hydrolase family 15 protein translates to MRRRREFLRATAGAGLAGLAGCPGQSGSGDTPTAAGTDETAADGTATEGAIEAPAPRWTTGRKFGVATVPDHGSDDPSRVWATFTEGAVTEVRFPRLDLLNLRTLEFLVVERDGDRAWRTHDADRTADDGVERATTLAVDDALLYEQTATAADADWSVTTAWAPDPEREALVGDVTFEGDGFDLYAVARTASTQSAGADRGERAGEAGAHSLAAWDTEANDDLHVVLDDGEPYGVALGLAAADGFDRASALSDDQGQRLLERGEWTDSAETEGVVTLAGRLLAGSGETRVALGFATDRDDAAARETATAAAEADFAATRRAYREAWAAFLEEVAVPDSVAGDDALRTQYDVAAMTLAAVEDKTYRGAGVASPSVPWGSAVGAATPGDYGYNFVWARDLYQSFTALRAMGDVAGARRALEYVFEYQQDDDGFVPQNTFLDGRTRWGGEQMDEMAFPLVMAYQLWDRHGVDFDDAGYGYGNVRASADYVAGSGPATEQERWEEESGYSPSTIAAEIAGLTAAAALAADRGERADALRWLATADDWARSVEDWCATTTGTDEHTRTPYYFRINDDTDPDDGAERDLANGGPTLDERDVIDAGFLELVRLGIVPADDPTIENSVAVVDDTIRVDTPNGPAWYRYNGDGYGEPESGEPWTSDGQGRLWPIFTGERAEYELRRSDGPDDLAPSALLETMANFANSGLMIPEQVWDREEPTDYGWAFGEGTGSATPLSWSMAQYVRLAHGIDAGEPVETPAAVADRFAGDHRQPSLSVADLPTRTEDSSLPVEVETDASEVLVTVAGETRTAEVTDGTTTVEVPLSGIRNTVTVVAADPAEDLLDSAVTVDRQVVTYSGG, encoded by the coding sequence ATGAGGCGACGACGCGAGTTCCTGCGGGCGACGGCGGGCGCGGGGCTGGCCGGGTTGGCCGGCTGTCCCGGGCAGTCCGGCTCCGGGGACACTCCCACGGCGGCGGGCACCGACGAGACGGCGGCGGACGGCACCGCGACCGAGGGAGCCATCGAGGCACCGGCTCCGCGCTGGACGACCGGGCGGAAGTTCGGGGTCGCGACGGTCCCCGACCACGGGAGCGACGACCCCTCGCGCGTGTGGGCGACGTTCACCGAGGGGGCCGTCACGGAGGTCCGGTTCCCGCGGCTCGACCTGCTGAACCTCCGGACCCTGGAGTTCCTGGTCGTCGAACGCGACGGCGACCGGGCCTGGCGCACCCACGACGCCGATCGGACGGCCGACGACGGCGTCGAGCGGGCGACGACGCTCGCCGTCGACGACGCCCTGCTGTACGAACAGACCGCGACGGCCGCCGACGCCGACTGGTCGGTGACGACGGCGTGGGCCCCCGACCCCGAGCGGGAGGCGCTGGTCGGCGACGTGACCTTCGAGGGCGACGGGTTCGATCTCTACGCGGTCGCCCGCACCGCCAGCACGCAGAGCGCCGGCGCGGACCGCGGCGAGCGCGCCGGCGAGGCGGGCGCGCACTCGCTGGCCGCGTGGGACACCGAGGCCAACGACGACCTCCACGTCGTCCTCGACGACGGCGAACCGTACGGCGTGGCGCTGGGCCTGGCCGCGGCCGACGGCTTCGACCGCGCGAGCGCACTCTCGGACGACCAGGGCCAGCGGCTCCTCGAACGCGGCGAGTGGACCGACAGCGCCGAGACCGAGGGCGTGGTCACGCTGGCCGGCCGCCTGCTCGCTGGGAGCGGCGAGACGCGGGTCGCGCTGGGGTTCGCCACGGACCGCGACGACGCCGCGGCCCGCGAGACGGCGACGGCCGCCGCGGAGGCCGACTTCGCGGCGACCCGGCGCGCCTACCGCGAGGCCTGGGCCGCCTTCCTCGAGGAGGTGGCCGTCCCCGACAGCGTCGCCGGCGACGACGCCCTGCGGACCCAGTACGACGTGGCCGCGATGACGCTGGCCGCCGTCGAGGACAAGACCTACCGCGGCGCGGGCGTCGCCAGCCCCTCGGTCCCGTGGGGGTCGGCCGTCGGCGCGGCCACTCCCGGCGACTACGGCTACAACTTCGTCTGGGCGCGGGACCTCTACCAGTCCTTTACCGCGCTGCGGGCGATGGGGGACGTGGCGGGCGCTCGGCGCGCGCTGGAGTACGTCTTCGAGTACCAGCAGGACGACGACGGGTTCGTCCCCCAGAACACGTTCCTCGACGGGCGGACCCGCTGGGGCGGCGAGCAGATGGACGAGATGGCGTTCCCGCTCGTGATGGCCTACCAGCTGTGGGACCGCCACGGCGTCGACTTCGACGACGCCGGCTACGGCTACGGGAACGTCCGGGCGTCGGCGGACTACGTCGCGGGCAGCGGCCCCGCCACCGAACAGGAGCGCTGGGAGGAGGAGAGCGGCTACTCCCCGTCGACGATCGCCGCCGAGATCGCGGGCCTGACCGCCGCCGCCGCACTCGCCGCCGACCGGGGCGAGCGGGCCGACGCCCTGCGCTGGCTCGCGACGGCCGACGACTGGGCGCGCAGCGTTGAGGACTGGTGTGCGACGACGACCGGGACCGACGAGCACACGCGGACGCCGTACTACTTCCGGATCAACGACGACACCGATCCCGACGACGGGGCCGAGCGCGACCTCGCCAACGGCGGGCCGACGCTTGACGAACGGGACGTGATCGACGCCGGCTTCCTCGAACTCGTCCGGCTCGGGATCGTCCCGGCCGACGACCCCACGATCGAGAACTCCGTGGCCGTCGTCGACGACACCATCCGGGTGGACACGCCAAACGGCCCGGCGTGGTACCGCTACAACGGCGACGGCTACGGCGAACCCGAGAGCGGCGAGCCCTGGACCAGCGACGGCCAGGGCCGCCTGTGGCCCATCTTCACCGGCGAGCGCGCGGAGTACGAGCTCCGGCGCTCCGACGGTCCCGACGATCTCGCACCGTCCGCACTGCTGGAGACGATGGCGAACTTCGCGAACAGCGGGCTGATGATCCCCGAGCAGGTCTGGGACCGCGAGGAACCCACCGACTACGGCTGGGCGTTCGGCGAGGGCACCGGCTCCGCGACGCCGCTCTCGTGGTCGATGGCCCAGTACGTCCGGCTGGCCCACGGGATCGACGCGGGCGAACCCGTCGAGACGCCAGCCGCCGTCGCCGACCGGTTCGCGGGCGACCACCGCCAGCCGTCGCTGTCGGTCGCGGACCTCCCGACCCGGACCGAGGACTCGTCCCTGCCGGTCGAGGTCGAGACCGACGCCAGCGAGGTGCTGGTCACCGTCGCCGGCGAGACCCGCACTGCCGAAGTCACCGACGGGACGACGACCGTCGAGGTGCCGCTGTCCGGTATCAGGAACACCGTCACCGTCGTCGCCGCCGACCCCGCCGAGGACCTGCTGGACTCCGCTGTCACCGTCGACCGCCAGGTCGTCACGTACTCCGGGGGCTGA